A region from the Tachyglossus aculeatus isolate mTacAcu1 chromosome X2, mTacAcu1.pri, whole genome shotgun sequence genome encodes:
- the NHLRC1 gene encoding E3 ubiquitin-protein ligase NHLRC1, translating into MEAGPSDGGRETSDPLREAQARLLECQVCFEKHGACKERRPRNLPCGHVICLECVVALAHPETLAFLCPFCRRPCKSSDTSDCLPLLQLLEILAPRPTRPPGQAAVALQARPRAPGPLVLRRTFGGWGTLLNPTGMALGPRDGRVVVVHNGRRRVSVFDADGARVRQFGERGEAGGDVRYALDVAVTPDGCVVVTDAGARAVKGFDPAGRPGLVVRAPFRLPWGVAAAPRGAVLVTDLEAGALFLLQADVAAGTVLEARRLRAGLLGPRGVAVSSRDGAVAVLERGGPGLRVKVFSASMRLLGQVDPFGLSLLFPAEMSAATAVTFDPEGNIVIADALHGAVVSLGRPGTALDIRPLVTRGLSHPVALAYSEDKSLLVLDGGAHSVAVFKAS; encoded by the coding sequence ATGGAGGCCGGACCTTCGGACGGCGGCCGGGAAACCTCCGACCCGCTCAGGGAGGCCCAGGCCCGCCTGCTGGAATGCCAAGTGTGCTTCGAGAAGCACGGGGCCTGCAAGGAACGCAGGCCCAGAAACCTCCCCTGCGGTCACGTCATCTGCCTGGAGTGCGTGGTGGCCCTGGCCCACCCCGAGACCCTcgccttcctctgccccttctgcCGGAGGCCGTGCAAGAGCTCGGACACCAGCGACTGCCTGCcgctgctgcagctcctggagATCCTGGCCCCCCGACCCACCCGTCCCCCGGGCCAGGCGGCGGTGGCCCTCCAAGCCCGGCCCCGCGCCCCGGGCCCCCTCGTCCTCCGCCGCACCTTCGGGGGCTGGGGGACCCTGCTGAACCCCACCGGGATGGCCCTGGGCCCCCGGGACGGGCGGGTGGTCGTCGTGCACAACGGCCGGCGGAGGGTCAGCGTCTTCGACGCGGACGGGGCCCGCGTGCGCCAGttcggggagagaggggaggccggCGGGGACGTCCGCTACGCGCTGGATGTGGCGGTCACCCCGGACGGCTGCGTCGTGGTCACGGACGCGGGCGCCCGCGCCGTCAAGGGCTTcgacccggccggccggcccggccTGGTGGTCCGCGCTCCCTTCCGCCTGCCCTGGGGCGTGGCCGCGGCCCCACGTGGCGCCGTCCTGGTGACCGACCTGGAGGCCGGGGCCCTCTTCCTGCTCCAGGCCGACGTGGCCGCGGGGACGGTCCTGGAGGCGCGGAGGCTCCGGGCCGGCCTGCTCGGGCCTCGGGGGGTGGCCGTGTCCTCCCGCGACGGGGCCGTGGCCGTACTGGAGCGCGGCGGGCCGGGCCTCCGCGTCAAGGTCTTCTCGGCCTCCATGAGGCTCCTCGGCCAGGTGGACCCCTTCGGCCTGAGCCTCCTCTTCCCCGCCGAGATGTCCGCCGCCACCGCCGTGACCTTCGACCCAGAAGGCAACATCGTCATCGCCGATGCCCTCCACGGGGCCGTCGTGAGCCTGGGGAGGCCGGGGACCGCCCTGGACATCAGGCCCCTCGTCACCCGAGGGCTTTCTCACCCCGTGGCCCTGGCCTATTCGGAGGATAAGTCACTCCTTGTCCTCGACGGCGGGGCTCATTCTGTAGCGGTATTTAAAGCCAGCTGA